A genomic segment from Kiritimatiellia bacterium encodes:
- a CDS encoding trypsin-like peptidase domain-containing protein: MSAGRRWTMVILATATRMRLAAAPTDEITDDVVRRVDPSVVAIQHERAAGSGFFISEDGYLLTNGHVVRGNDEEDPTQPARSITVVMYDEQKLPARVIGFSLDPDVALLKVDPPRPVRPVEFANPREAHVGQVCFAVGTPIGLKRTYTRGILSNVERADLGTETRVFQTDAAINPGNSGGPLFDRDGRVLGLNTYAGRGQNLGFTIPIDVALVLRDHFLRYGRFVRAVVPLFLTDELYDELARAMGVDRGILIHFVLPGSAAHRAGLRDGDVLIEVDGRPCSARRRVELLDFEWEQSIRQPGETVAYTVRRRTAHGVTNLTVRARLEALEPLPAMGRHAGELVETRIEALGLGVLPIVTLHRLLHSLPDDCGVLVQTVQPYSAAARAGLRRFDIVTSLGGRPTPDAATFVAVLESNLARRLPEIELEAVRGRRRLPTALAPAYPLAGRRVGWLAATTNTVFADLVRRELLADGAEIETVESGSAAAPDAMVVLADAVGGLRGRADVARQLAAVWAGGGVVAAMGPAVLVVLEGVPELRNRKLTTDPALSAEVKRLGGRYVGGAMVTDGRWITATGADRASVRAFARAVRRAIWALDSPPEEPDPADTDTPPPAGN, encoded by the coding sequence ATGAGCGCAGGCCGGCGGTGGACAATGGTGATCCTCGCCACCGCGACCCGGATGCGGCTGGCGGCCGCGCCGACGGATGAGATCACCGATGATGTCGTGCGACGGGTCGATCCCTCCGTCGTCGCGATTCAGCACGAGCGGGCGGCCGGCAGCGGGTTTTTCATCTCGGAGGATGGTTACCTTCTCACGAACGGCCACGTGGTGCGCGGCAACGACGAAGAGGACCCGACGCAGCCGGCGCGCTCGATCACAGTGGTGATGTACGACGAACAGAAGCTGCCCGCGCGCGTGATCGGGTTTTCGCTGGATCCGGACGTCGCGCTGCTCAAAGTGGATCCGCCCCGGCCGGTGCGGCCGGTCGAGTTCGCGAACCCTCGGGAGGCGCACGTCGGGCAGGTGTGTTTCGCGGTGGGCACGCCGATTGGGCTCAAACGGACCTACACGCGCGGCATTCTGAGCAATGTGGAACGCGCGGACCTCGGTACGGAGACCCGGGTGTTCCAAACGGACGCTGCGATCAATCCGGGCAACAGCGGCGGCCCTTTGTTTGACCGTGACGGGCGGGTCCTGGGGCTGAACACCTATGCGGGGCGCGGGCAGAATCTCGGCTTTACGATCCCGATTGATGTCGCGTTGGTGTTGCGTGACCACTTCCTGCGGTATGGGCGGTTTGTGCGGGCGGTGGTGCCGCTGTTCCTCACCGACGAGCTCTACGACGAGCTCGCGCGCGCGATGGGCGTAGACCGCGGCATCTTGATTCACTTCGTGCTGCCAGGTTCGGCCGCGCATCGCGCCGGGCTGCGGGATGGCGACGTGTTGATCGAGGTGGACGGCCGTCCCTGCTCGGCGCGGCGGCGGGTGGAGCTGCTGGACTTCGAGTGGGAGCAGTCCATTCGGCAGCCGGGAGAAACGGTGGCCTACACGGTGCGGCGGCGGACAGCCCACGGCGTCACGAACCTGACGGTACGGGCGCGGCTGGAAGCGTTGGAGCCGCTGCCGGCGATGGGGCGGCATGCCGGGGAACTGGTTGAGACCCGCATTGAGGCGCTTGGGCTGGGAGTGTTGCCCATCGTGACGCTGCACCGCCTGCTGCATTCGCTGCCGGACGACTGCGGCGTGCTGGTGCAGACGGTCCAACCCTACAGCGCGGCTGCGCGCGCGGGGCTGCGGAGGTTCGACATCGTCACATCGCTCGGTGGCCGGCCGACGCCGGACGCGGCGACGTTCGTCGCCGTGCTCGAGTCGAATCTGGCCCGGCGGCTTCCCGAGATTGAGCTCGAGGCGGTGCGCGGACGGCGGCGGCTGCCCACCGCGCTGGCGCCGGCCTATCCGCTGGCAGGCCGTCGTGTGGGATGGCTGGCGGCGACCACCAACACAGTGTTTGCGGACCTGGTGCGGCGGGAGCTGCTGGCGGACGGCGCGGAGATTGAAACGGTGGAGAGCGGCTCGGCAGCGGCGCCGGACGCGATGGTGGTGCTGGCCGATGCGGTCGGAGGTCTTCGGGGACGCGCGGATGTGGCGCGGCAGCTGGCGGCGGTGTGGGCGGGCGGCGGTGTGGTGGCGGCGATGGGGCCGGCGGTGCTGGTGGTGCTGGAGGGCGTACCGGAGTTGCGCAACCGAAAGCTGACGACGGATCCGGCACTTTCAGCGGAAGTGAAGAGGCTGGGCGGCCGCTACGTCGGCGGCGCGATGGTGACGGATGGTCGGTGGATCACCGCGACGGGTGCCGACCGCGCCTCCGTGCGGGCGTTCGCCCGTGCGGTCCGGCGCGCGATCTGGGCGCTCGACTCCCCTCCCGAAGAGCCCGACCCCGCCGACACCGACACCCCACCGCCCGCCGGCAACTGA
- a CDS encoding PDZ domain-containing protein — MSTGRLVATAVRVGAVLLAAVAAGGCAGFARPAVGRLAAASLRAGLADAARAIEPSVVAVTIEPEPPPAGESGRTGEGAAAAAPTAVHLTGTVLTPEGHVLVPGRYKSDYGGRIEVRIGVDAYPARPVRSSDTLNLTILKFRPRAPLAPLDRSPAPPPAAGDWLVAVVPTVTAEADERFMFPAISRGEIAGRYRRHLVESLPSEARGAPVADLRGRWAGIFDGRSVLVAQDLAEDLEVLLAEARGDGGTGTVMAARGWLGVFIEPVNRDLARRRGWPASAIWVTHVAGGSPAAKVGLRAGDVVTHVNGQAIRLYGARATEFFFQTLGNRPGQPFRLRVLREGRTLELAGRLERRPEPETLQAEDLGLTVQTVKDFDVFQRSLFVERGVLVTAVEKGSPAATGSAFGRNLIMPGDVIVEMDGRPTPDVARFRAVLDDLRARRAEVVLIRLVRGRTTDFEALNLTLGRAARRAAP; from the coding sequence ATGAGCACAGGCCGCCTGGTGGCGACAGCGGTCCGCGTGGGCGCGGTGTTGCTGGCGGCCGTGGCGGCCGGCGGGTGTGCAGGCTTCGCAAGACCGGCCGTGGGCCGGCTGGCCGCTGCGTCGCTGCGCGCGGGCCTTGCCGACGCGGCCCGCGCGATTGAGCCATCGGTGGTTGCCGTCACGATCGAGCCGGAACCGCCCCCCGCCGGTGAGAGCGGCCGCACCGGCGAGGGCGCCGCAGCGGCGGCGCCGACGGCGGTGCATCTGACCGGAACGGTGCTTACGCCGGAGGGCCATGTGCTGGTGCCCGGTCGGTACAAAAGCGATTACGGTGGCCGCATCGAGGTGCGAATCGGAGTGGATGCGTACCCCGCTCGGCCGGTTCGATCGAGCGACACGCTGAACCTCACGATTCTAAAGTTTCGGCCTCGGGCACCGCTCGCGCCGCTGGACCGGTCGCCCGCGCCGCCGCCAGCCGCCGGCGACTGGCTGGTCGCGGTCGTGCCGACCGTCACCGCGGAGGCGGACGAACGCTTCATGTTTCCCGCGATCAGCCGTGGCGAGATTGCGGGCCGATATCGCCGTCATCTGGTGGAGTCGCTGCCGTCGGAGGCGCGGGGAGCGCCGGTGGCGGACCTGCGGGGCCGTTGGGCCGGCATTTTCGACGGGCGATCGGTGCTGGTTGCCCAAGATCTGGCGGAGGATTTGGAGGTGCTGCTGGCGGAGGCGCGCGGCGACGGCGGCACGGGCACGGTGATGGCGGCGCGGGGCTGGCTGGGCGTGTTCATCGAGCCGGTGAATCGCGATCTTGCAAGGCGTCGCGGCTGGCCGGCCTCGGCGATCTGGGTGACGCACGTCGCGGGGGGCAGCCCCGCCGCGAAGGTCGGCCTGCGGGCGGGGGATGTCGTCACGCACGTGAACGGGCAAGCGATCCGGCTCTACGGCGCCCGAGCGACGGAGTTTTTCTTTCAGACGTTGGGTAACCGGCCCGGCCAACCGTTCCGTCTGCGCGTGCTTCGGGAGGGGAGGACTCTCGAGCTGGCGGGGCGTCTCGAGCGGCGGCCCGAGCCGGAGACACTGCAGGCGGAGGATCTCGGCCTGACCGTGCAGACGGTGAAAGACTTCGATGTGTTTCAGCGCTCGCTGTTCGTCGAGCGGGGCGTGCTGGTGACCGCGGTGGAGAAGGGCAGCCCCGCGGCGACCGGCAGCGCGTTTGGTAGGAATCTGATCATGCCGGGCGATGTGATTGTGGAGATGGATGGGCGGCCGACGCCCGACGTCGCCCGGTTCCGCGCGGTGCTCGACGATCTGCGCGCGCGCCGCGCGGAGGTGGTGTTGATCCGGCTCGTGCGCGGCCGTACCACCGACTTCGAGGCGCTCAACCTGACGCTGGGCCGGGCGGCGCGGAGGGCTGCGCCATGA
- a CDS encoding Gfo/Idh/MocA family oxidoreductase: MKRRTFLRAGASVGSFLILRGGALGGPGAPSNRLNIAMIGVWGRALALYDALKDENIVALCDINEQHLAEAAKKYPNAKTYVDWRKCIEQKDLDAIVCCTADHTHAHIANWAMHRGLHVYMEKPLANSVEEARVVRATYLKNRDRLATQVGTQRHAHENFNRLREMIHDGVIGELRAAWAWGNRQIRRSGYLPPAGDPPPWLHWDLWLGPSPYHPYNPGYFSGGPGANCLQWNMYWDFGSGQVGDMGSHTMDIVWNVVDGTHPVSAEATGEPFNPDVTPVELTATFELPKNDWRPAITVQWCQGGHMPKSPKDWVDLKKIDHGAMFKGTQGVVVADFTSRMVIPVGDGADFTYYRPRSPDQRLPKPKHFQREWIEACKGDKRTSCNFDYAGLMIEMMLLGLVAYRAGKKLQYDGERGVVTNVPDANAYLRRTYRDGWPLQP, translated from the coding sequence ATGAAACGGCGTACCTTTCTTCGCGCCGGCGCGTCGGTGGGAAGCTTCCTGATTCTTCGCGGGGGAGCGTTGGGAGGGCCAGGTGCGCCGAGCAATCGTTTGAACATTGCGATGATCGGAGTGTGGGGGCGGGCGCTGGCGCTGTACGACGCGCTGAAGGACGAGAACATTGTGGCGCTCTGCGATATCAACGAGCAGCATCTCGCGGAGGCGGCGAAGAAGTATCCGAACGCGAAGACGTATGTGGACTGGCGAAAGTGCATCGAGCAGAAGGACCTGGATGCGATCGTTTGTTGCACCGCGGATCACACGCACGCGCACATTGCGAACTGGGCGATGCACCGGGGGCTGCACGTGTACATGGAGAAGCCCCTCGCGAACAGCGTCGAGGAAGCCCGGGTGGTGCGCGCAACCTACCTGAAGAATCGCGACCGGCTGGCCACGCAGGTGGGCACGCAGCGCCATGCCCACGAGAACTTCAACCGGCTGCGCGAAATGATTCACGACGGCGTGATTGGTGAGCTGCGGGCGGCGTGGGCGTGGGGCAATCGCCAGATCCGCCGCAGCGGCTACCTGCCCCCCGCGGGCGACCCGCCCCCGTGGCTGCATTGGGACCTTTGGCTGGGACCCTCACCGTACCATCCGTACAACCCCGGCTATTTCTCGGGCGGCCCGGGTGCGAACTGTCTGCAGTGGAACATGTACTGGGACTTTGGCAGCGGCCAGGTGGGCGACATGGGCAGTCACACGATGGACATCGTGTGGAACGTCGTGGACGGCACGCATCCGGTGTCGGCGGAGGCGACGGGCGAGCCGTTCAACCCGGACGTCACGCCGGTGGAACTCACCGCGACATTCGAGCTACCGAAAAACGACTGGCGGCCCGCGATCACGGTGCAGTGGTGCCAGGGGGGGCACATGCCGAAGTCGCCCAAGGATTGGGTGGATCTGAAGAAGATCGACCACGGCGCGATGTTCAAGGGTACGCAGGGCGTGGTGGTTGCCGATTTCACCTCGCGGATGGTGATTCCGGTCGGCGACGGAGCAGACTTTACTTACTACCGGCCGCGCTCGCCGGACCAACGGCTGCCGAAACCGAAGCACTTTCAGCGGGAATGGATCGAGGCGTGCAAGGGGGACAAGCGCACCTCGTGCAACTTCGACTACGCGGGGTTGATGATCGAGATGATGCTGCTGGGGCTGGTGGCGTACCGTGCGGGGAAGAAGCTGCAGTACGACGGCGAGCGGGGCGTGGTCACAAACGTGCCGGACGCCAACGCGTATCTCCGGCGGACCTACCGGGACGGCTGGCCACTGCAGCCATGA